The following are from one region of the Amylibacter sp. IMCC11727 genome:
- a CDS encoding anhydro-N-acetylmuramic acid kinase, translated as MADFTPIRALGLMSGTSMDGVDAAVLLTDGVDIQDFGESAFRPFTTSEMETLTAAQGLWPEDEPEILNAALKIIQSAHADIIGEFENIDLVGFHGQTLNHDPDSARTFQLGDGQDLAKRTNIPTAWDFRTNDMAHGGQGAPLAPFFHFACAKWAGLTEPTAFLNLGGVGNVTLIDPSKPSPETDGALLAFDTGPANAPLNDLMQSRLKKPFDENGALAATGTVDETILTRIFQRPYFAQKPPKSLDRHDFHDALALVEHLSDADAAATLTALPAACVAANQSHLPFQPANWYICGGGAQNPTLMHELQNRLTGNVTQIESLNLDGDMLEAQAFAYLAARTLRGLPISAPSTTGITKPKRGGKIATP; from the coding sequence TTGGCAGATTTTACCCCGATCCGCGCGCTCGGCCTGATGTCTGGCACATCCATGGACGGTGTCGATGCGGCTGTTTTGCTCACGGATGGCGTGGATATCCAGGACTTTGGCGAAAGCGCCTTTCGTCCCTTCACAACATCCGAAATGGAAACCCTCACTGCGGCCCAAGGGCTCTGGCCCGAAGACGAACCTGAAATCCTGAACGCCGCCCTTAAAATCATCCAATCTGCCCATGCGGATATCATCGGCGAGTTCGAAAACATCGACCTCGTTGGCTTTCATGGCCAAACCCTAAACCATGATCCCGACAGCGCCCGCACCTTCCAACTGGGCGATGGCCAAGATCTTGCCAAACGCACGAATATCCCAACGGCGTGGGATTTTCGCACCAACGACATGGCGCACGGCGGGCAGGGCGCACCACTGGCCCCTTTCTTCCACTTCGCCTGCGCCAAATGGGCAGGGCTAACTGAGCCCACCGCATTTCTAAACCTCGGCGGCGTTGGCAATGTCACCTTGATCGACCCCAGTAAACCCAGCCCAGAAACAGATGGCGCACTCCTCGCCTTTGATACAGGACCCGCTAACGCGCCCCTCAACGATCTGATGCAATCGCGCCTGAAGAAACCGTTTGATGAAAACGGTGCGCTGGCGGCCACGGGCACCGTCGATGAAACCATCCTCACACGCATCTTTCAACGCCCGTACTTCGCGCAAAAGCCCCCCAAATCCTTAGACCGCCACGACTTCCACGATGCTCTCGCACTCGTTGAACACCTTTCAGATGCCGACGCCGCCGCAACGCTCACAGCACTTCCAGCCGCATGCGTTGCCGCGAACCAATCGCATCTCCCGTTTCAACCTGCCAACTGGTACATTTGCGGCGGCGGCGCACAAAACCCAACACTCATGCACGAACTCCAAAATCGCCTCACAGGCAACGTCACCCAAATCGAGTCCTTAAACCTCGATGGGGATATGCTAGAAGCCCAAGCCTTTGCCTATCTCGCCGCCAGAACCCTGCGCGGCCTGCCGATCAGCGCCCCATCCACAACAGGCATCACAAAACCAAAAAGGGGCGGCAAAATCGCCACCCCTTAG
- a CDS encoding alpha/beta hydrolase has product MPEVIFPGPDGRLEGRYHPQKQKDAPIAIILHPHPQFGGTMNNKVVYNLHYAFHNMGFTVLRFNFRGVGKSQGEYDQGIGELSDAASALDYLQAMNPNAKHCWVAGFSFGAWIGMQLLMRRPEISGFISVSPPANMYDFSFLAPCPSSGLIINGSGDRVAPPSDTIDLVEKLHEQKGITITHQELEGAGHFFENEHMDTMIGNVDEYVRRRLTETTR; this is encoded by the coding sequence ATGCCTGAAGTCATTTTTCCTGGACCAGACGGACGTCTGGAAGGCCGATACCATCCGCAAAAACAAAAAGACGCGCCGATTGCGATTATTTTGCATCCGCATCCCCAGTTTGGCGGGACGATGAACAACAAGGTTGTTTATAACCTGCATTATGCGTTCCATAACATGGGGTTCACCGTACTGCGGTTTAATTTCCGTGGTGTTGGCAAATCGCAAGGGGAATATGATCAGGGTATTGGAGAGCTGTCAGATGCGGCATCTGCGCTCGACTATTTGCAGGCGATGAACCCGAATGCCAAGCATTGCTGGGTCGCTGGATTTAGTTTTGGCGCGTGGATCGGCATGCAGTTGTTGATGCGCCGTCCTGAAATCTCTGGTTTTATCAGTGTATCACCGCCCGCCAACATGTACGACTTTTCGTTTTTGGCCCCGTGCCCGTCATCTGGTCTGATTATCAATGGATCTGGGGACCGTGTTGCGCCGCCATCTGATACGATTGATCTGGTGGAAAAATTGCACGAGCAAAAGGGTATCACCATCACCCACCAAGAGTTGGAAGGGGCGGGTCATTTCTTTGAAAACGAGCATATGGACACAATGATTGGCAATGTGGACGAATATGTGCGTCGGCGTTTGACAGAGACAACGCGGTAA
- a CDS encoding Rrf2 family transcriptional regulator: MKLSTKGRYALIALVDLAQESKGGLVSLGEISERQSISLAYLEQLFVKLRRAGVVESVRGPGGGYRLAQDPDAIRLTTILSAVDETMDALSQGAGASGASSGSRAQSLSNRFWESLSAHVYVFLHSARLSDIITNQMAPCPAVPSLFEMVDEK; the protein is encoded by the coding sequence ATGAAACTCAGCACAAAAGGCCGATATGCCCTCATTGCGCTTGTAGATTTAGCGCAAGAATCAAAAGGCGGGCTTGTGTCGCTTGGCGAAATTTCAGAACGCCAAAGCATCTCTCTCGCGTACCTCGAACAACTTTTCGTCAAACTACGCCGCGCGGGTGTGGTTGAAAGCGTACGCGGTCCAGGGGGCGGATACCGACTGGCCCAAGACCCAGACGCCATTCGCCTTACCACAATCCTTTCTGCAGTTGATGAAACCATGGATGCCTTGTCCCAAGGGGCAGGGGCCTCAGGCGCATCCTCAGGCTCTCGCGCACAATCCCTGTCCAATCGATTCTGGGAAAGCCTGTCAGCCCACGTCTATGTGTTCCTGCACTCTGCGCGGCTGTCTGATATCATCACAAACCAAATGGCCCCATGCCCCGCCGTTCCTTCTCTGTTCGAAATGGTGGATGAGAAATGA